A genomic stretch from Rhinatrema bivittatum chromosome 9, aRhiBiv1.1, whole genome shotgun sequence includes:
- the C9H3orf80 gene encoding uncharacterized membrane protein C3orf80 homolog: protein MQGRENIRSRKKEQKSGRALRGAPATLAGRLPGAPRGGLLLLAWAPAAAAAGWTCGELLCAEKEGCCVFGNASHTEIKCCKLPFHTFLDNVGWFVRKLSGLLILLVLFALGYFLQRIICPSPRGYGRRRPRRRSPQREGPALLNRTAASSQDSLLDGGQELHALAAPARLQLPSYEEVKSLPSYEESMGTARPGSPARGADAAAPS, encoded by the coding sequence GCGGGCGGGCGCTCCGCGGGGCTCCGGCAACTCTGGCGGGGAGGCTGCCGGGCGCCCCCCGAGGGGGGCTCCTGCTGCTGGCCTGGGCTCCGGCGGCGGCGGCTGCGGGCTGGACGTGCGGGGAGCTGCTGTGCGCCGAGAAGGAGGGCTGCTGCGTCTTCGGCAACGCCAGCCACACGGAGATCAAGTGCTGCAAGCTGcccttccacaccttcctggacAACGTGGGCTGGTTCGTGCGCAAGCTCTCCGGGCTCCTCATCCTGCTCGTCCTCTTCGCCCTGGGCTACTTCCTGCAGCGCATCATCTGCCCCAGCCCCCGCGGCTACGGCCGCCGGCGCCCCCGCCGCCGCAGCCCCCAGCGCGAGGGGCCGGCCCTCCTCAACCGGACGGCGGCCAGCTCGCAGGACTCGCTGCTGGACGGCGGGCAGGAGCTGCACGCGCTGGCGGCGCCGGCCCGGCTGCAGCTGCCCAGCTACGAGGAGGTGAAGTCGCTGCCCAGCTACGAGGAGTCCATGGGCACCGCTCGGCCCGGCTCCCCGGCCCGGGGCGCCGACGCCGCCGCGCCCAGCTGA